In a genomic window of Quercus lobata isolate SW786 chromosome 4, ValleyOak3.0 Primary Assembly, whole genome shotgun sequence:
- the LOC115983232 gene encoding uncharacterized protein LOC115983232 isoform X2, producing MALPCESERRWSRAIKMIFCLFFLIPMSSAGNRNTNTIFGKKQKLEVQQQLKRLNKPALKSIKSPDGDIIDCIDIYKQPAFDHPLLKNHTIQMRPSSYPKGFSANSKPKFSQPWHLNGRCPKGTIPIRRTKEEDLLRAGSAANYGRKNHIQNTIDENVHQHATLTEDGDRYYGMMAEMNVWNPHTQERDEFSVSQFWMIAGRNGVDLNSIEAGTMVSQSLYGDKNTRLFTFWTGALDLFKSATRLRWVQPSVLFPSIMVPNIQSTSMSGGTFMETEIGG from the exons ATGGCTCTGCCTTGTGAAAGCGAGAGGAGGTGGTCGAGGGCAATAAAGATGATCTTCTGCTTGTTCTTTCTCATACCAATGTCATCAGCTGGAAATAGAAACACTAACACCATCTTTGGTAAGAAACAAAAACTGGAAGTTCAGCAGCAATTGAAGCGCCTTAACAAGCCTGCTCTTAAATCCATCAAG AGCCCGGATGGAGATATAATCGATTGTATTGATATCTACAAGCAGCCAGCTTTTGATCATCCTTTGTTAAAAAATCACACAATTCAG ATGAGACCAAGTTCTTACCCAAAAGGGTTCTCTGCAAACTCCAAGCCTAAATTTAGTCAACCATGGCACTTGAATGGAAGGTGCCCAAAAGGAACTATTCCCATAAGAAGAACTAAAGAAGAAGATTTATTAAGGGCAGGCTCTGCAGCAAATTATGGAAGGAAAAATCACATTCAGAATACTATTGATGAAAATGTCCATCAG CATGCAACGCTTACTGAGGATGGAGATAGGTATTATGGAATGATGGCTGAGATGAACGTGTGGAACCCCCATACCCAGGAAAGAGATGAGTTCAGCGTATCTCAATTTTGGATGATAGCTGGTAGGAACGGTGTAGATCTTAATTCCATTGAAGCCGGCACGATG GTCAGCCAAAGTCTATATGGAGATAAAAACACTAGACTCTTCACGTTTTGGACT GGTGCCCTGGATTTGTTCAAGTCAGCCACCAGATTGCGATGGGTGCAACCCTCAGTCCTCTTTCCGTCTATAATGGTCCCCAATATACAGTCAACTTCTATGTCCGGAGG GACATTCATGGAGACGGAAATTGGTGGTTAA